The Mercenaria mercenaria strain notata chromosome 10, MADL_Memer_1, whole genome shotgun sequence genome contains a region encoding:
- the LOC128559892 gene encoding uncharacterized protein LOC128559892, with product MFCGDHDEVCCTFCIELDHSHCKDRVYIPDISKDIQKSEEYKQQQRENKTILSQLESIKQKRNRDLALYRTRKGAIFKHFKQVRKDIIKEFDELEDRSVELVESRFQQKVPTVSAVLEVIDEMYDAMKSNDDTLKNEKDDAQAFVLLKTGKKHVANTRALMQGLRSTRVLPFDFKMNEQVNNCFAGIECLGSFNGGWLNSKVLCVQDKNEKYRCNLKSFCQLEDGCLIIVDAANENIKRLGSTYTVIEKCILPSEPWSVCTFKSTEIAVSLCNERSIQFVTVKGKMQLSRSFKVKDTCTGLASRKRYLLDLVTEIKFKFTINMDGF from the exons ATGTTCTGTGGTGACCATGATGAAGTGTGCTGTACTTTTTGCATCGAATTGGACCACAG CCATTGCAAAGATCGGGTTTATATACCGGATATATCAAAAGACATTCAGAAGAGTGAAGAGTATAAGCAACAACAGAgagaaaacaaaactattttgtCACAACTTGAGTCGattaaacagaaaagaaacagAGACCTTGCATTGTACAGGACGCGAAAAGGCGCCATCTTTAAACACTTCAAACAAGTCCGGAAAGATATCATAAAAGAATTTGATGAACTTGAGGATCGCTCAGTTGAGCTTGTTGAAAGTAGATTTCAGCAAAAAGTACCCACTGTGAGTGCCGTTTTGGAAGTAATTGATGAGATGTATGATGCCATGAAAAGTAATGATGACACACTGAAAAATGAAAAGGACGATGCGCAGGCATTTGTTCTTCTAAAAACTGGAAAGAAACATGTAGCCAATACCAGAGCTTTGATGCAAGGGTTGAGGTCGACCAGAGTGTTGCCGTTCGATTTCAAAATGAACGAGCAAGTAAATAATTGTTTTGCTGGCATTGAGTGTCTTGGAAGCTTTAATGGTGGCTGGTTAAACAGTAAAGTCCTCTGCGTTCAAGACAAGAACGAAAAATACCGCTGCAACTTGAAAAGTTTTTGTCAGTTAGAAGACGGTTGTCTCATCATTGTCGACGCCGctaatgaaaacattaaaagacTTGGATCCACGTACACTGTGATAGAAAAGTGCATATTACCAAGCGAGCCATGGTCTGTGTGCACATTCAAGAGCACAGAAATTGCAGTTTCATTGTGTAATGAGAGAAGTATCCAGTTTGTAACAGTCAAAGGGAAAATGCAGCTTTCAAGGTCTTTCAAGGTGAAGGACACATGCACAGGCCTTGCCTCCAGAAAACGCTATTTGCTGGACCTtgtaacagaaataaaattcAAGTTTACAATCAATATGGACGGTTTCTAA
- the LOC123561832 gene encoding uncharacterized protein LOC123561832 — translation MAVGGRKVPSFAGSLEQGCDFLYDYTCSPCISDGKNKEAVKFCIDCGEYLCGNCLNDHNRFAKMKSHRLVDPAMYDSRFVSQKDVSVPAITICCEKHHGKVLDMFCGDHNAVCCAACLALDHSLCKDRFYIPDISKDFQKTEEYKQQQKESQKILSQLESIKQKRKTDLAMYRTQKDAIFKEFKHVRDYIMKQFDELEKSSVQLIENRFQQNVSNVTDDIGKVDDVYELVKSSDERLKTEKDASEVFVLSKIGEKHKSDAKAMVQRILAAKALPLDFKIYQQVMNCFAGVEALGIFYTKNSNVFSVQDKDEKYRCDVTSVCQLNDGCLIIVDAANLSIKRLGSTYIVLDKCRLPSHPWSVCTFNNTEIAVSLCNEKTVQFLTVKGKMQLSRSFKVKDTCTGLASSDETLYVGLFNRKQIQSYDDSGYPLKTIDLGISVPWSIAISADHALLYIASQKDGVISVDTNTQKSEKLHIPEVKFASSIALTENGGLLVSCKESNKIFHYISGRCKTLFTETDGIDSPQALFYYQQQELIVASKDTDGIEVYSQVDKLLV, via the exons ATGGCGGTCGGTGGTCGGAAAGTCCCATCATTTGCCGGGTCCCTTGAGCAAGGATGTGATTTTTTGTACGATTACACCTGTTCGCCTTGTATTTCCGACGGAAAAAATAAAGAAGCGGTCAAATTTTGCATCGACTGTGGAGAATATTTATGCGGAAATTGTCTGAATGACCACAATCGATTTGCGAAGATGAAATCTCACCGGCTTGTTGACCCAGCTATGTATGATAGCAGATTTGTAAGCCAGAAGGATGTCAGTGTACCAGCCATTACTATTTGCTGCGAAAAGCATCATGGGAAAGTTTTAGATATGTTCTGTGGTGACCATAATGCTGTGTGTTGTGCTGCTTGTCTCGCATTAGACCACAG CCTTTGCAAAGACAGATTTTACATACCTGATATATCGAAGGACTTTCAGAAGACTGAAGAATATAAGCAGCAACAGAAGGAAAGTCAGAAAATTTTATCACAACTTGAATCGATCAAACAGAAAAGAAAGACGGACCTAGCAATGTATAGAACGCAGAAAGACGCCATCTTTAAAGAATTCAAACATGTCAGAGACTATATCATGAAACAATTTGATGAACTTGAAAAAAGTTCTGTCCAGCTCATTGAAAATAGATTtcaacaaaatgtttcaaatgttacTGATGATATTGGGAAAGTCGATGATGTATATGAGCTCGTGAAGAGTAGTGATGAGAGACTGAAAACCGAAAAAGACGCATCTGAAGTATTTGTTCTCTCAAAGATTGGAGAGAAACATAAGTCTGATGCAAAAGCAATGGTGCAAAGAATACTGGCGGCCAAAGCATTACCATTAGATTTCAAAATTTACCAGCAAGTAATGAACTGTTTCGCTGGTGTCGAGGCATTAGGGATCTTTTATACCAAAAACAGTAATGTATTTAGCGTTCAAGACAAAGATGAAAAATATCGCTGCGATGTAACAAGTGTTTGTCAACTAAACGATGGTTGCCTTATCATAGTCGACGCTGCAAATCTCAGCATTAAAAGGCTTGGATCTACGTACATCGTTCTAGACAAGTGCAGACTACCGAGTCATCCATGGTCTGTCTGTACATTCAACAACACCGAAATCGCAGTTTCATTGTGTAATGAGAAAACTGTCCAATTCTTAACCGTAAAAGGGAAAATGCAGCTTTCAAGGTCTTTCAAGGTTAAGGATACATGTACAGGACTAGCTTCATCTGACGAAACCTTGTATGTTGGGCTGTTCAACAGAAAACAGATTCAGTCCTACGATGACAGTGGATATCCACTGAAAACAATTGATTTGGGTATTAGTGTCCCGTGGAGTATCGCCATCTCAGCAGATCATGCCTTGCTTTACATCGCTTCACAAAAGGACGGGGTAATTTCAGTTGACACCAACAcacagaagtctgaaaaattacATATCCCTGAAGTCAAGTTTGCAAGCAGTATTGCTCTAACAGAGAATGGTGGCTTGTTGGTTTCTTGTAAAGAGAGCAACAAAATCTTCCATTACATTAGCGGAAGATGTAAAACCTTGTTCACTGAAACTGATGGTATCGACAGCCCACAAGCCTTGTTCTATTACCAGCAACAGGAACTGATTGTGGCTTCAAAGGATACAGACGGCATTGAAGTGTATTCACAAGTAGACAAATTACTGGTGTAA